The window ATCACAGCTCCAATAGCTCAGGAAAGTACCAAGTTTGCTTACCAGTCAGGTCAACGATCTTAGAACCTTACCAATTCAATTCTTGTATGATAGGTGATCCGCAGAGTATATCTTGAGTGCAGTCGTAACGTAATCGCTCTGTAATGAGCAAGTAAGAAACAGCTATATCCATTCAGAGACACCTTACTGAGTGACGTCAGACTTCAGCTCTCTGTTCACATAATCCAAGTATCCCTGACAAATATGGAAATATAAATTCCTGTTAGCACCCAACACTCTGAAAACTGATTGAGATGAATGCTATTTGTATTGTCTACCTGAAACAACCAAAGAATTAGTTCTCGTTTGATAACCACCATTTCACATGATTGAGATATGCAGAAAGTACATATGGGAGAAAGGATAGATGAAGAAAGTTGGTGGGAGAGAAGAAATAAAGAATAATGAACGAAAATGAAATCTTGAGAGGGAAAACAACTCACAGtagcttttggtttttagttttcattttgtgtACATTTCTTCTACATCTATCATAAATTTCCCCATATCTCAAGCATAAATagtgcaaaaataaaaaactaaaaaaaatggtCATCAAAAGGGTCCCTTACAATATTTATTCAGTTTTATCTAGCACAATCCGACACCTTTCATTGGATTCTATGTAACAGAAGAAAACATACAAAGCTACCTGGAGTATACCAACAGCAGCAAACTTGTCCATAATTGTCTTGGACTGAACTGGAGGCAGATTCAAAGGCTTCAACAGTAGTTCCACATTCTGTTTGCGGTAAAATAAAATCTGAGATTCTAGATCGCTTACAAAATAAGGATACTTGTTGTGTAATTTGTAATAATAGCCTAACTCTTAAGTGTAGGCTGCTCTCTTGCTGGCAAACAAAGTACAAGCAAGATCTTTAACATTTGAAACACAAAAACTGCAAAACCTAACGGATAGTAAATTAACACTAGACACATCCAAGTTAGCAGCAGTGCCCATATGATGAATGAATAGTGTGTCAGAAGCATCATGTCACAAGACTAAATAATTTTCCCACACTATATGCACTAACCTTTGATGTAAATCCCTCGTCCCAATATGTATACTTTAAGCCTTCCAGTTTTCTTGTCTTAGAGAGGTCGTCAATGAAAAGCTTCACTTGGACAGCCTAAACAAAGACGAGCAAatcatgataaaaaaaaaatgagagagtcCCCACATAGACAACTCAAGCTAAGAATACACACATCAGGAGTCCCTTTTTGTCTGTCGAATGGGTATCCAACAATGAAGCCCACCAGAGAAAGCTCAGAAATCTGCATACAGAAACAGAAGGAATTATGAATCTGACTTGGGAACTAACATGGACCAAGGTTTCAAACAGTCTTACATCACTGATGTACTATCATGTATGATTTGTACGCATGCTTGGTTACATGCCTGTTACGCCTAGAAATCTAATGATATTGAATACATGGGTATGACCAGGAGAAACCAAAGTTCCTAAACTCATGAGAAGTTCAGAACCAATCATGAAGAAAAACTAAATGCATATAGATATCTTTGAGGCAGCATCTAATGTTGCATTAGCATGATTTCTAGACTTCACTCTGAAAATTACTTGTGTTTAAAACATATAAGATTACGATAATGTCTTTGGCCACATATTGCTATAGAAATGTGTATAACACGGATACAGAAGAAAGCAATGAGAGGCATTTGGCCAATTATCTGACAAGAACAAAACTATTAACATGTTGCATGAGTCCTATCCCTATCGTATTGTAACCAATGTTTAAAATTTCTTCGATATGGTCGATATTTGCATGGAAATAtccaaaaaattaaagaaagataTGGTAAAGGGGGGGAGGGGGTGATGTCTAAACTTCACCTCTTATCAGAGAAACGCTTAAGTTTAGGCTAAAATTGACATATATAGTCGATATTCTTAAGTTTAGGCTAAAATTGACATATAGTCGATATTGCTGACACATCTGTTAAAATAGCGGAGAAACTCATATTTCGTTCAAACCAAAGTTTGACAACATACCcaaagtttcattttaaatttccaGAATTTAACAGTGCCAGAACATCTGTAACTTCAATTTCCAGAATTTAACTTGTAAATGGCCCTTCAATTAACATAAACAAGTAAATAAAATCAggaaatgaacaaaaaaaaaaaaaaaaaaaaaaactcaccaaACTCTGAAAATCGGCGGCCATCAAACCAATATTTGATTTCTTCCTCAACAGAACACTGCGGAGCATCAAATATTAAGAGACCCAAACTCATATGTGAACCATAATTTGAAGATTTACAGGAGGAAATTATTCCAGTACCTCAAGGGCGACGCAATCTTGTTATGAAGATCCGAAACGGCTACGCCGACGTACTTGTCACCGACGTCCAAACCCAGCAACCGCCCGCGTTCCAGAGTATTGGCCTTGAGCAGATCCTGGAACAAGTTCAGCGGCTTCACGTACCTCATCTAATTCGATGCGAATTTGTCCCAAATATATTTGATGAACTCACTTATGGATTTTGTCCTACACTTACGGCGTCGACTGATTAGCgagggttttcttgtttttttggtttttaaacaAACCATGTTATGAGGAGAGGTTTAGTTAGGGTTTAAAGTTCATTAGGTTCTTACCTGTATAATGATTAATGAATAGTTCTAATTCGTTTTCCACAATAATCTAACTTTAAACTTCTTACGGGAAATTTTAGTTGAACTCATCTAATCTATTTCTACATCCAACCTACTCTTTgtacccatttgatttttaactaaactattaatatctctttaaacccaaatttgatACCTAATACACCCacataaacccaattcaatatgtggatttatttttacacccatttgaTATTTAGAAGCTAAATTTGATGTGTTCAGACCTAAGTTCTTTGCATGGTTTTCCACAAAAGCTGATAATTCAAGTGTCACCTGCATGCTAAAAATCACTTCGAAAAGCGATCTGTATAGTTATGGGGTTGTCCTTATGGAGATCATAACTGAGAAAATGCCGGTGGACCCATCATTCACAGATGGGCAAGTTTGCAAATTTGCAAGATAAAAATCAATGGCTCTCAAGGCCGTTCATGTCTTTGATGTTCCAAACCTCGATCAAGTCACAGAAAATGCTGCTGCATTGGCCATACATTCTCCGTGGTTGGCTCAAGATCTCGGCATTTTCCATCGAATTAATTTCTTGTGATGTTTGTACTCGTGAGGAGCTATATTTAAGTATCGTACTGTTTTGTGTTATTTTCTATGATTATAAATGTTATATTTCCACAGGCTGAATACTGGATGATGAGAGGGCAAAATTATATGCAATGGTGGTCAACAAAGGTTTTTCTGTGAGATTTGCTTTTGCTGCTGCAATTTTTGGCAAATCCTCAGAAGCTCTTTTCTGGCTACAGCTGCCTTGTACTCTTAACCATTTGTTGAATAAGATGGTAAATAAGTCTCCGCAAAAAACCCCTGCTTCAGCATTCGTTCCAGAGATTGATGATGCATCTAAGCTTAATAGGATAACATCAAGGgacctggattgtctgccctctcccATCCCATACCCTTCCCATCCCTTCCTATTTctgtggttacggttaagccacgttcaacattttatattgatttttttttagagaaataataagataaaaagcaatgagaatataaaatgttgacgtggcttaaccgtgaccacagaaataggaggggatggaaaGGGTATGGAatggggagggcagacaattcaGGTCCAACATCAAAAGGAAAGTCAGTTTCTGGAACAGAAAATAAAGTTGCAATGGTAAGTTGCATTTCAAGATAATATTTTTCCCAAATTTTGTGTACAAGATTTAAGCTAGGTTGCTGCGTTACTCacatttctccttatcttgtgCTCTTCAATTCTAAACTATTGTGTGATATTTCCTTTATATAAGCTTTTGTAACATCTTTATGAGAGCTATTAGGATTTTAGCCGGAATGAACGTAGGATAAACAAAGAATGATGGTAAGATTTAATTATAAtgtttgggtttattgataaatttgagttttattactaatttcattttgtacttaatagtaattatgcaatacgATAAAGTagataattaacatttaaaattttaagttgggtgtaaaaagaggttgaatgagtttaaataaaattttcctaaaATAAATGAATAGGAATACAACCAGCCTCATACAGATTACTGTTTAATCCTAATTGttgaatttgtttaatttattcaacCCAATAGCCATAGACAAACAGGAAAACATGAGATGCTAAAAAACgtgtgaaaatcacttcccTTCGAGTAACAGAGGGGCTGCTTTACTCCATACGACTGAAAGTTGCATTTATAACTTCAGAAACATTTCCAGGGCGGAAAAAACACAAAGGGGAAAACTCATCATATAGCTcaagaaattaaaatttaggACCATCTACGTGAGCTGAAATCATGGTAAtcaattgaataaattaaatgatggcctacaaacaattttctttttaacgTTTCACCCTTGCAAATGAGAAAACAGAGAGAGACTATCAAGCTTGGCACGTCGTTTAGCCGCCCTTCTGAAAGGTTTCCGATTTCGCCACCATAAACGTTCTATCCCGCTAGAACACCTATAAACATTGTTGGGGTTCTTTTGTGCTAGACCGGACTCCGCCTTCTTTGGGTTCGTCCTGCACTTTGCATGCGTAGGAGAGGGCGTTTTGGGCTCTACAGATTTCGCATCAGTACATCTGTCGAAGCATGCATTTTGGGAGAACCAGTTATTGGACACGCATGGTATAGGATACAATAAATTTGGAGGAGACCAGACTGACCTCTCTTGATCCACCGCGGGTTCACAAGACAACTCTTCTCCTAGAGGCTGACATGCAGGGCATATGTAAACCTTTGGTGTGGAACGTAATTTAATGCAATCAAAGTGATACCACTCATTACATTGGTCACACGCAATCATTGCTCGTTGATCATACGGCTTTCGGCAAATGCAATAAAGCATACTCCGAGCTTTCAACAACTGAAACAAGTAAGCATTTTTTCATAGGGGGTCAGAGATCAGCACAGTTTATTAACAAAAGGCCACAGCACATAATTAAGATGAAAGCCTCCTCTGTACCTTAAGTTCCTTCTCTAGACGAACAGGCAAATTTTCACCCTCCGAAACAAGTTCAAAAACTTTATCCAAGGGGAGAGCCCCAGAATCGGCAGCAACCTGTGCACAAAAGGCAAAtaagagaggagaggagagagaaaaagagaagataggagaaagagagaggacaGAAAAGTGCTCCTAACCTTCTTAGCAGTATCTGCCCACTGCAAACCAATAATCCTCACTTCTGTAAGTTTCTGCCAATAATAATCCGAAGGCGGAATGTTCAAGGCAGCTCCCTAAGCATTGAAGAAAAGACAAATAAATGCATGAATATTAACTACAGAAAAAATATACGATATTCTTTCCTGCTAAATTGCTATTCTTGATAAAGGTTTGCTATTTTGGACAATCAAGAGTAACCTCACACcagaacatttgtttttgccttaAAAGTTGAAGTTCAATGTATTAAAtgctttttctttcatttctttagtttctAAAAGCAAAAAAACTGTAGCCCCCATTTCTCGGTATCCAGTACTCGTGCACAAGCAAAGAAATTTCTCGATCTAATAAACAACTGTTGGAAAATGTTTTCCATGCCACCGTTTGGTCAAAAAAAAACCACAGAGGACTGAGAAATTGTTGCACGAGAAATCCATCTTAAGAACATAGAACGCGCTTCAAATTCATTTAATATCAGCAGGACATACCTCTTTTAACTGCTGCTGAACCTGTTGGATTGTGGGCTTTTGTGAACCCTCCAATAACCTATTGACTCTGACTTTCCATGAGTATCTTGATAAAGCCAACATAAGGTTGATATCACCTTCATGATCATGCACACCCTGCATTTCTCTGGCCTGTAtaacaaaaacaatttcaaTCACGAAGATGTACCAAGCCTATATCAAGGTCGTTCCCATCAACAGAATATACCAAGATTGGTTAttctccatttttcttttcaatttctggaAGACTAGTTTTCTAACAACATAACTAGCAAATTCCAACCCAAAGGCATTTATACTAGATGACAAAGCCAATGGGTCCatcatatttaaaataaaataaaatagttcaACACTACAGCAAAACACTCCTTAAGATACCTTTAAAGCTGTTGTTAGTTTTTCAACGAGCACACTGAGATCCTTATCAGAATAAGCTAATGCAAAATCCACTAATTCTGTCAAGCGAGATTTGCATGCTAGAGCTTGCTTCAAAACTTCTTTCAGTACATCTCTTTCTTTAATACTGTAAATCCAAAACAATGTTAATAATTTCAATAACTTTAAGAACAAAGCATGAATAAACAAGTAACTTAAAAGAGTGCACTTCATTACCAAACACAGAAGTCTTCTTCACCAGATAAATGTTCAATAATTTTTTGAAGTTCTGGACGCATCCCACCAAGTTTCTATACCATATAAATAGGATATTAAAATAGATATCAAACATACAGCCTTCCTTACAGAATATACTAGACAAATTAAATACATACCAGAGTACTGAGCCCACTTCGAGAAGAAGTTCCAGATACCAGATATCGGCAACATGGGCATTCATATTCTGCATGTTTTCCACCTACCATGGAAGACCCTAGACACCGCAAATGGTAGCTGTTCAAGAAGATATCAAGTTATAACCTATAACAGAGGGGAAGATTTACAGGAATTGTGTTTCTTGCTTGAAATTCTTCATAGTAAAAACAAGTGATTGAAGTGCAAAAATAAGATTGAAATAGCAACCTAATGTGAAACAATTAAGTACTAATAATAACATGTAAGGGTGAAGAACCTGCAAAACTTTACAATAGCAATAAATAACTTACCAGTCCTTGCATGAAGAACAAGTGAGAAATTCCTGATCCAGAGAACCACTGGAGCAGCAAGCAAAAGAACTACTCTCTTTCAAGCCATGTGGTTTCTCATATATGTGTATACATCTCTTTAGAGTCTGTCCTATCTGTGAATCAATAACAACGATTTAAGTCCCCCCGGAAAACATTACAATTAGATGTAATAAATTACAGTTTTAGCTGAAAACCTTTTCTAAACCGCCAAGCAATGAATtatcatctccaactactatccTGAAAATATCCATGCACTGTTGTTTCCAACTCTCAACCCTTTCAACTTCAGATACAATCAAATCTAGTTCTGTGCAACTGAAAGCAGCAGAAACTCCAAGTTCCTGAGtgcaattgaatcatattaggCATGTTTTCAGGAATTTAAGTACATAATCGAATGTAATTTAACAATCAATATAATTGACAAGAGAAAGCAGgcaaaaattatacaacattgaCCAAGCCAAAGTGTTGTACTCTTCAACAATCATAGAAGTCATCAGTTATAATCAAACATCACCTATGCTGATCCATTAACATTATAAATACAAGTGAAGACATTTATTTAAAGGTGAACTGCTAGAGAACGAAGATGAACTTTGTCATTTCGAAAGCACTAAAGCATGTATAAGTGCACAAACTGACTTCATACCTTTAGCTGTAATGTTAGAGACCAAGATCGTTCTCCTGGCCTTAGGCTGAAAAGTTGATGCACTTGCTCAAGCCAGGACCTACAATACATTTACAATTACTTATTATAAATCATACTGGTAATGCAAGAGAGGTCAATACAAATTGAAAATTGTGTAATTTTTAATCCCTGCAttgaaaacccagaaaccaaaagttttttgtttgtttgttgttaTCCAGTTTGTTGCATGCTTAGGCCCAAATGGTTTTCCTTTGCCTCAAGATCAAAAGGGAAAAGGTACAATAAATCAGACCACCCAAAGAGATCATAAAATGATATTAGCAGAAAACAAGCCACTGGATCATGCAGCATCCCCGAAGTTCTAGTATACAAGGTTTAAGGACCAATTCATTCCAAaagttctttccttcaacttgATAACTAAACATCAAAACATTGCTTAATACAATAAAATCATGACAGAACTTTTATTTCTACCTAGTAGAAGCAGAACCAACATAATATTACCaaataatatgtaaacaaatttGGAAAtaagtacttttttttttctaaagaaATAATTTTGCAGTGACAATAGTATTTGAAAAACACTTTTCTCAAACACTCAGATTATTAGCCTCATTTTCATATTCTGCAACAGCCTGGACTTGTAGCATCCATACCAAGTCCTTGAAGCTTTTTCAATTTCCTCCCACAAATATATCAAGTGATGCACTTCAGTTTAAAATGTGAAAGTAAAACAATGGACAGGTCAAAAGACACTGCAAGCTCACATGTGTTTCTGAATAGCACATTCAAGTTGACCAACCATCAATGGGAAGGAGACACTGATACTCTGCAAAAGAAGATGATACAGTTTAGTATGGCAAGTATAAAAATATCCATGTATAGAATTGATTTGAAATATTACCAGAAAATAAAAACACCTGAGATTTAGAAAGAACTTCTTCAGCTTCACTTAAAGTGCATCTTTTAGAATTGCATGATGCAGAAATAACCTTTGTAGCATGCTCAAGCCATTTCAGCCCTTCAACCAACGAGCCCCACAATGCACTAGGGGCAAATGTACCACATAAATTTTCTGCAGCACTCGCCAAATTTTCAACATCCTACAACAGAAATGATAAGTCTCCGTAAGATTGCCAATCAGAAAGGCATTGTATAGAAAGTAAAAAGAATCATAGTGTTAAAACAAGGCACATGAAAACCAAGCAAGACCAAGATAGCATCCTCGTCATTCCACCACTAGCACCAAGGTAGCTTAACAATCACAGGGAAACTTTTTTAAGTTGGTCTATGTAATACTGATTTACACTTGCTTAGCAACTTGAGCCTTGCGTTCATTTTGATTGTGGTGGGTTGAGACTTGGGATTGTCATTTCATTTAGGGCCAATATTTACTCTTCCTAATTCCTTTTCTCTTTCTCAGCTCTCTAGTCTATGTCCTCGCCATCTCTCCCTTCTCTTTGATTGAAAAAAATGAACAataaaagacaaaaaacaaaaaaacaaaacttctGTAAAAAACATGCTTCTAGTTGTACGGAAAACTAGGAGTCCTGGATGCGATGGACAAACAGTGATACACTTTTTATGATGTGTCGGACAAACATTGATACATTCCTTGTGCTGTGCCTTGGTCCATCATATTTCTCTATCATGTATATATTGCATTAATTGGTACAAGAGCTGGTCGCTACTCCACCACTAAATGCATTTTATCATCCTAATGAAATAAGTAGAGGAGATGCTCTACACCTGCAAACATTTTCAGATTAAGAACTATAAATTTCAAGCACTTCAAAGATTTAGCAATTGTCCTTTCAACTTGAAGGCGAAATGTTAGTACTAGGAAGCATGGAGGATCAAGTCATGGGAATATTAACGATTCTAGTGATATCTCTGTTGAGAATATCGCgtttaagaatgggaaaaacagaacaaactccggaaatcgaaaaacaaataaccaagattaataacaccaagaatttacgtGGTTCAGCAATATGTGCCTACGTCCACGGGATAGCAACAACAATCAATGAgtacaaccaataatcttgccaaatctctagaactaggacttgacgaaaaacctgaaaaaacaagaacaagaacaagaaatacactatctcttttcttttctcatgcacacactttacaatattctctcactctaatcccttgagtggtatacaatttattgttttgctcccttCCTTCAAAACTAGTACCATAGCccctttatatagacataataaaggtcttcttcaataaggattattaatcctaattggaatctagttatgaatcctactccaattgagaaactaactccaattgggaaaacaactccaattgggaaaacaatttaatcctctaagACTATAATTCCTTATAGACTTAGAACAACTTATCATGGGCTGGAAAAACCTAACAAACTCTACCAGTAGTCATAACTGGATTTAGTTGGAAATGCAAGGGGAAAACGGATATACTACCACAACTAAAACTTAAGCATCATGTTGTACGATCACTATTGCAAACTCATACGAAGTTGAGCACAACCGCAACACAAAATTTGATTACTATAGGAGTATGAAGTATCACCTCAAGGGGAGGAACTCCAATGCTGAAAGAAAGAGCCTTCTTACACCATTGCAGCACAGAACAAGCCTCCTTAAGTTTCACAAGCTCGCCAAAGTCAAAGGAAAGAGATAAACCAGTGCTTCCCATGGATTTGATTCTTGCAATTAGATGTTCAATCTTAGAAAGAAGACCATCTCTTGTTCCATCATCAACGATCCTCATATCAAATAGGCACCTTGTATCTTGCAGTAGACAGCAAGCGCCATTCTCCCATTCCTTACAGTTCATCAAAACAGTCTCAAGCATCCTTATTTCTTTCAAAGAAACCTTCAGAGGCTTTGACTCAGAAACTAATTCCTGCAACATTAAACCATATTGTCATCCAGGTCTTTCAATCTTTAGCAAAGAAAACAAACAGGAGACATTTGAGAACCTTCAAGGTGTCGACATTCAGCAAAGAACTTGAAACAGATACCACAGGAGAAGTCATTAAAAATGGCTTTGACTTCCTCAACCAGATCTTAGCCTTTGATAGTGCATCCTTGACATCATGGAGAGAAGATAAATGCACATGTATGTCTTCCGAACTCCTAAAACATTCAAATCAATTATTAGAACCAGCAAAGGAACTTATCCACGAACACCCATATggttaaaaaaatgtaaagcaTGTTGAAGACCTGATAACATCCTCAAAGTCAGATATCTGAGCCTTGTGTGCAAGGATATATTTCGCTCTTTCCTCCCACAGCATGGCAACAGCTAACACTTCAGACATATCAACAAATAACTTCTCCCCCTCAACATGTAACCTGAAAGAGAAACACCAATTGACCAAGGGTGAATGCAAATATAATCCAGAGTCTTCAGTTCACACTTGTAACAGGCATCAAGGTTAAGGAACATACATTCTTGCCTCCATCATCACTTCTTGAATGAAGTCCAGAGACAATTTAGTATCTCGCATCTGCATATATTCCAAGTAAATTATATGCATTTGGGTGTCCAATTAGGAttcaaacacaaaaaacaagTGAAACAACATAGGAGCAGGCCAGAAGAAGGGGGAGGGATGGATACCCAGTGGGTCAGCTTAGGCCCACTTAACTTCTTGTGTACACACTGCAATTTTGCAACATGGCATGCACAAACTCACATAGACACAAATCCAATGGGCCAGCTAATCCCATTGGGTACCCACAACCATCTATAGAGGGaggaagggaaggagaagaattaCATACTAATAGTAACTTACCCTCAGCGCCTTTTCCCTGCACTGAGCCTTCTTCAACTCAAACTCTACGATAGACAACTGATCAACTGATAAAAAACACCAGACCCAATGTTAGCAACAGGAGAGACCTATTTCCATTATATGAGTACTGAAAAAGTCAACATATTCCAGAACCTTTAATTTTCAAAGATGCTCCATCTGTTAATATGAGCATTAACTCATTAACTACATTAGTTTGATCCTCCCTTTTGTGAATGTTCACAAGAACAGCATTAAGACGAGAAATCCAAGAAACTGTATCAATGTGGTACTGCTTCAGAAGCTTCAGCTCTGGTGTGTTTACAGTAAAACCATCCAATTGTTTCAGAAGCGCCTCAACATCCTACAGAAGCCATGTATTCATAAGTACAAGTACTTTAAATCATGCAAATCATTTGGGTAGCCTATTAACCATATGACTAACCTCAAGGCTAATAGGACCTTTCAAAATTTCACCACATCGAGCACGCCATGATTCAGCCGTCCTTAATAGATCTGAAAGCCTATCCATGTCTGGGAGTTCAACTTGGAGCTCTGAAATCTGTTTATTAGATTCAAGTTTAAGATCCCAACCACCAAAAACAAATTGTTAAGTCACAACTCACAACCTAAAAGATttaaacaaaacacaaagttTGGCAACAGAACAGCATGCCAGCCATTATTACCTCTGATTTCAAATTGTAAACAACATCAATCCCAATTGCTGCAGTACGTGTCTCTGAGATACATTTTCTTATGCCTTCCATCAAGACCTGCCCCGATAATGAAGCCAGATTATAAACATTAACTTGCCATATACCAAGAATACGTTATAGCTAGAATTATTGTTAACTCAGGTTTTAGTAGAATTTGAATCCAAATAAAGTAAACTACCTCTGCAGatgaaattttttgtagtaAATTTTCACTTTCTTTCACATAGACTGGAAGCTCACAGGCTCTAGAATACAACAATTTCAACTCCGATATCTGGAGGGACAATTGTAAACAAATGTTAATCATTATGAATGAAGTCAAATGAGATCACACTAATTGATAGTGctatttgtagacatcgaaaagAGACAATGCCTATTTTCTTCATGTACATGCGTGACCAGAGAAAAGGTGAATTTCTTGAGCTTTGCTCTGGCCCTGGCCTTTTTCTTCACATTAGTATCTTAAGAACACTGTTAGATAAACTCATGAGAAAATAGACTtaagagaaatagagaaaaacctttAGGCATGATGACATAGCAGATTCAATTTCCTGTATCAACATTTTTGCCTTTTCTGCATAGCCCTGTATCACATAATCACACACCTGGTAAGATTCTTAGTTGGCAAGCCAAGGATAAGCACAAACTAACAATTACAACCACTCAGAAAACTGTAACCTTCAAATTATGATGCCCAGTCTCGTAACAGGGCACCGCATCAAAACTCAGCAACTCATTGATATAATCCAAGTGAACTTTCTCGATATTGTTTCCATGATGAGATGACCAAGTTTCAAGTTTAGATAGACAATCTCTTACACCTTCAGCCCATTTCTGAAATCTGATCAAATTCTTGGTTGTTTCCCGCACCTATATTTCAATGTGAAAGTAGATGAGCATAATGTCTGTTAGGTAAAATTTCAGAACGTAGCAGAAGATAAAAAGCAGTTAAAACTCACAGGATTCATCTCTGAGCCAGCCCAAAGAAACTGTTCAGCTTCTTTTAATAAAGACACATACTCATCTCTTGAAAATGGATTCTGAGAAATCTTGCATGAGCGCAAAAGCCATTGTTCTGCAAGTTGAGCAAAAGTGGCATGGCCCCCTTTGACCTACACGCATTGCATGGCCTCAGAAGCACTCTAAAAAAATCCACATGCTAATACATCACATAGTAGGCACCACATTTGTTGAGTAAGTCGGTTAATGTTAAAAATCACGCAGGACATTCTTAGAAAGAAATATAGATTAACATTAAAAACCCAATCCAAAGCATGATGATAGTCAGCCTAACATTATCAGTCAAGATAAAAAAATCCAACCTTTTTTGTCAAAGCCGTTGGTTCATCAGTGCATGAGATATGCCTTCTTATAGTCCTACTTTGTGTTGTCTcctcaaaaccatgtttatccATTTCGAGGACCAATTCATGCAACTCTGCCAGAGAATGACGATATAAAAGACGGAGTCTTCTGGATTTGCATTCGCAAAGGTGTTCCCAATGCTGCACAAAAGGCAAAGTATTTTTGTGAGAATAAAGCAAATG is drawn from Malus domestica chromosome 14, GDT2T_hap1 and contains these coding sequences:
- the GRF1 gene encoding uncharacterized protein isoform X1, with the protein product MRYVKPLNLFQDLLKANTLERGRLLGLDVGDKYVGVAVSDLHNKIASPLSVLLRKKSNIGLMAADFQSLISELSLVGFIVGYPFDRQKGTPDAVQVKLFIDDLSKTRKLEGLKYTYWDEGFTSKGYLDYVNRELKSDVTQ
- the GRF1 gene encoding uncharacterized protein LOC103454749, whose product is MRYVKPLNLFQDLLKANTLERGRLLGLDVGDKYVGVAVSDLHNKIASPLSVLLRKKSNIGLMAADFQSLISELSLVGFIVGYPFDRQKGTPDAVQVKLFIDDLSKTRKLEGLKYTYWDEGFTSKNVELLLKPLNLPPVQSKTIMDKFAAVGILQGYLDYVNRELKSDVTQ